CGAAGCCCTTGCTCATCAATCGCTGCCAGCGAGAGTCCACCTCGTCGCCAGGGTAGGAGGCCCGCACCAGCCAGCCCTGGTGGGGGGAGCGCAAGGCCAAGGGCATGTGCAGCACCCACTGCGTCAGAGCGTGCTCGAAGGCGGCTGCGCTCAAGTTCACGGCTGGGGCCGAGGAGAGCTGCCGATACTCCAAAGGCTCATCCCCACCTGTGTCCAGGCGCACCACGCGCGAGGTGCCGCACGCGGTGGACAGCGCTAGCAGGAGGACGAAGACGCGCAAGAAACGAGGAGGCATGGGGGCCCTCCAGAACGAGGGGGCCTTCAGCCTACGCGAACTCGTTATCCGCCAGCCGTTGCGCTAGAGACCGCGTCCCGGATCGAACTCTGGACGCATGAGGACGTTGGGCCTCCCAAGCCCTGCCAGAGGCTTGACCACCTGAAACGGGCTGAGGGCCCGAATCCGCCTCCGCGTCGTGTCCGGCCTCCTGCCGGGCGAACCTTGTGCGTACTGGTCTGCTTGTCGTACCAGTTGGGGAGCGGTTCGCTCATGGGCCGCCTCCATGGTCAGGCAGTTCCCCGGGCTCTACGCCGGGTCAAGGGCCCAGGTGCCTTCCTCCCACCGCAGCAAGGCTTGCTGCGCCTCGAAGGGGACCATGCCCTCGCCCTTGGCGGCTTCTTGCAGGACCGCCTTGGCCTCCGCCGTGCGATGGCGGAGCAGGAATGCTGCCGCAGCGACCCGGACATCCATGCGCGGGTGTTTCAGAAGAACAGCCAGTGCATCTCGCCCTGCATCGCCCTGGGCCCGGAGCTTGTCGAACGCGGCACCGCACTTCCGGGCATGCTTGTTTCCGGTCCTGGCGTCTCCCCTCCAGATGGCATCGGTCTGGGCAGCGACGTTCTCTGCGAATTGTTCGACGAGTTCCTCCAGCTTCATGACCAGATCCCCTTCGAGAGGTTCTTCAAGTCCGACGCGAGCATCGACCGGCTCCGGCAAGGTGCTCACTCGTCTCGAAGACATATCGGAACGCGCGCACAGCTGGCGACCCATGAGGTAGGGTAGGGCGGGGGCGGAGGTGAGCGCCTCAAGCCAGGGAGAAGCGCCATGGGGAAGAAGCGCCCCGAGCTGGAGGTGGACCCGCTCTTCCTGCCCGTGGGAACACGGGTGGGGCCGTGGCGGGTGCAAGGCTGGAGAGGTCGAGGCGCCTACGGCACCCTCTACCGCGTGGAGCGGGTGGGCCAGCAAGCAGCTGGCTCGTTCGCGCTCAAGCTGGCCACCCATGCTCGGGATGAACGCTTCGAGCGCGAGGCCTGGCTGCTGTCTCGCATCCAGAGCCCTTACGTGCCACGGCTTCACGAACAGGGCGTATGGGCACACCCCAGCGGAGCCTTTCCGTACGTGGTGATGGGCTGGGTGGAGGGCGAGTCGCTGTACGAGTGGGCCGAGAGGCGCAACCCGACGTGGCGTCAGGCGGCGAGGCTGTTGGCCCAGGTGGCGCGGGCGCTGGAGGCCACGCATGCGGTGGGGGGCCTGCACCGGGATGTGAAGGGTGAAAACGTCCTGGTGCGGCCCGCGGATGGGCGGGCCTTCCTCACGGACTTTGGTGCGGGGCACTACCGAGGTGCGGCCACGCTCACCACGAAGTTGCTGCCTCCAGGCACGCCCGCCTACCGCAGCCCCGAGGCGCGGGGCTTTCTCCGCGTCTTCCTGCGCCACCCCACCGCGCACTATCCGGCGAGCACGTGTGATGACTTGTTCGCCCTGGGAGTCATGGCCCACCGGCTGGTGACGGACGAGTACCCGCCGTCCACCCATCCCGAGGAGAGCGGCTCCGAGGTGTGGAGCGCGAGTGGGTCAGGGCCGCGTCCGCCGCGCGAGCTCAACCCGCGCGTCAGCCCCGCGCTGGACGCGCTCATCCTGAGGTTGCTGGCCATCGCCCCCGAGGAGCGATTTGGGGGCAGAGCGGGGGAGGCCGCAGAGGCGCTGGAGCTGGTGGCGGAGAGTGCGGAGGCGGAGGCGGCGGGCCCGCTGTTCTCCTGGGGGAATGGGCACCTCCCACGCTGGCGGGCTCCCGAGAGTGTGCGGCGAGCCGAGGCACTGGACGCCGCTGCGAGGGAGCAGGCGCTTCGCGAGGAGGAGGCGCGGAGTGGCGCCAGGGCTCACCGTGAACAGGCTCCGCCATGGGCTTGGGGACCGGTATGGGGAGTGGAGATGGCGGTAGCCCTTCTGGGGTTGCTGCTCGCGGGGGGCTCCGGGGCCTGGCTGTACCGCGGGCAGGAGCTGGCCGGGACCGCTTCAACCCGTGCGGCCCCGAGGGGAGAGCGTGTGGCAGTGGCCGACAGCGTGATACCCGCCGCGACGCTCGCCCCCATGCTCAGTCACGACATGCCATCGGTCATCGGGTTGCCGCTGCCCGAGAAGCCCTTTCCCGGTCAGCGCACGCCTCCGTGCAACAGGCATGGTGAGGTGGAGCTTCGTGGCGGGTGCTGGTACCTGCTGGGCAACGCCCCTGCGCCGTGCAAGGAGGACGCGTACGACTGGAAGGGAGCTTGTTACCTCCCTTCTTATCCTCCCCGGCGCCCGTCTGCGTCGCAGCTCCCGTGATGCTCCGCCGCGAGAGCCTGGCGCCTCCGCTCCGGTAGGCCCGCCGTCCGCGCAAGGCGCTCCAGCGCAGGTGCTCTACCTGGAGCCAGCGAAGGCCTTGCCACGAGCCGCGAGGGCCTTCTCGAGAATGCCTATCGCCTTCGGCCCCACTCCGTGGAGCTCGCCCAGCTCTGCCTTGCTCAGTCGGGCCACCTGGCTCAACCGCGTGATGCCGATGTTTGCCAGGGCTCGGGTCGCTGGCTTGCCGATACTGGGGAGGCTGTCCTCGGTCTCTGGGTTCGGCATGTCATTCCTTTCCTGACTGTTCCGCGTGAGCTTCGAGGCCTTGCCGCACCTGATGCAAGCGGCGGTGCTCAGCCTGCCACCGGGTGTTGCCTCGCAGCTGGAGACGCTCGTCGAGGCGCTCTCCGCCGTGGATGGGGCGGGAGACGTCCCCACCGCCCTCCAGGATCGCTCGCGCCGGAGGACTAGACTCCTTGCCGCTGGAGCACCCCGGCGCCGATATCCCCGGCGAGATCGATCACCACCTTGGCCGCCAGGCTGAAGCCCTCCGTGCTTTCCACGACGTCATTCAGGCGGAGGAACTGCATCATGTTGGGCAGGGGCGCCAGGACGGCGGCACCGATATCCGCGCCATTGGCCGTCGGCGGATCATCCGAGGTCCCGATGACGGCCCCGTTGAGCCCGACGGCGAACATGCCCGCCCCCCAGATCGTGAGGAACATCTTGCCCGCCGTATCGATGGACTCCGCCACCTGCTTGTCGTCAGGGGAGCGCAGCAGGTAGCCATTGAGCCCGAGCGGTACCCACCCCATGAACCAGTTGACGAGGGAGAA
This DNA window, taken from Hyalangium gracile, encodes the following:
- a CDS encoding DUF2019 domain-containing protein, with the protein product MKLEELVEQFAENVAAQTDAIWRGDARTGNKHARKCGAAFDKLRAQGDAGRDALAVLLKHPRMDVRVAAAAFLLRHRTAEAKAVLQEAAKGEGMVPFEAQQALLRWEEGTWALDPA
- a CDS encoding serine/threonine-protein kinase; the encoded protein is MGKKRPELEVDPLFLPVGTRVGPWRVQGWRGRGAYGTLYRVERVGQQAAGSFALKLATHARDERFEREAWLLSRIQSPYVPRLHEQGVWAHPSGAFPYVVMGWVEGESLYEWAERRNPTWRQAARLLAQVARALEATHAVGGLHRDVKGENVLVRPADGRAFLTDFGAGHYRGAATLTTKLLPPGTPAYRSPEARGFLRVFLRHPTAHYPASTCDDLFALGVMAHRLVTDEYPPSTHPEESGSEVWSASGSGPRPPRELNPRVSPALDALILRLLAIAPEERFGGRAGEAAEALELVAESAEAEAAGPLFSWGNGHLPRWRAPESVRRAEALDAAAREQALREEEARSGARAHREQAPPWAWGPVWGVEMAVALLGLLLAGGSGAWLYRGQELAGTASTRAAPRGERVAVADSVIPAATLAPMLSHDMPSVIGLPLPEKPFPGQRTPPCNRHGEVELRGGCWYLLGNAPAPCKEDAYDWKGACYLPSYPPRRPSASQLP
- a CDS encoding helix-hairpin-helix domain-containing protein, with the translated sequence MPNPETEDSLPSIGKPATRALANIGITRLSQVARLSKAELGELHGVGPKAIGILEKALAARGKAFAGSR